The following are encoded in a window of Streptomyces sp. Go-475 genomic DNA:
- a CDS encoding LLM class F420-dependent oxidoreductase, with protein sequence MQLGINLGYWGAGMDADNLAVAQEADRLGYAVCWAAEAYGSDAATVLTWVAAHTERIDVGSAIFQIPARQPAMTAMTAATLDSLSGGRFRLGLGVSGPQVSEGWYGVKFDKPLSRTREYVEIVRKAMTRERLSFEGEHWTLPLPGGPGKPIKLTVHPQREHIPLYIAAIGPKNLEQTGEIAEGALLIFPSAEHLEDTTIKYLRAGREKAGKTLDGFDVCPTLPLAVGDDKDIAALADTFRPYTALYVGGMGSSKQNFYNRLAQRMGYEREAAEIQEKYLSGDKQGAAAAIPQDLIDSTTLLGSVDRIADRMKAYAAAGVTTLSLAPAGFTLDERLASLRAGAQALERAGLA encoded by the coding sequence ATGCAGCTCGGTATCAACCTCGGCTACTGGGGTGCCGGAATGGACGCGGACAATCTGGCCGTCGCCCAGGAGGCCGACCGGCTCGGCTACGCCGTCTGCTGGGCCGCCGAGGCCTACGGCTCCGACGCCGCGACCGTACTCACCTGGGTCGCGGCCCACACCGAGCGCATCGACGTGGGCTCGGCGATCTTCCAGATCCCGGCCCGCCAGCCGGCGATGACCGCCATGACCGCCGCCACCCTCGACTCCCTCTCCGGCGGCCGCTTCCGCCTCGGCCTCGGCGTCTCCGGCCCGCAGGTCTCCGAGGGCTGGTACGGCGTCAAGTTCGACAAGCCGCTCTCCCGCACCCGCGAGTACGTCGAGATCGTCCGCAAGGCCATGACCCGCGAGCGCCTGTCGTTCGAGGGCGAGCACTGGACGCTCCCGCTCCCGGGCGGCCCGGGCAAGCCCATCAAGCTGACCGTGCATCCGCAGCGCGAGCACATCCCGCTGTACATCGCCGCGATCGGCCCGAAGAACCTGGAGCAGACCGGCGAGATCGCCGAAGGGGCCCTGCTGATCTTCCCGTCCGCCGAGCACCTCGAGGACACGACGATCAAGTACCTGCGGGCGGGGCGCGAGAAGGCCGGCAAGACCCTCGACGGGTTCGACGTCTGCCCGACCCTGCCGCTCGCCGTCGGCGACGACAAGGACATCGCCGCGCTCGCCGACACCTTCCGCCCCTACACCGCCCTCTACGTCGGCGGCATGGGCAGCAGCAAGCAGAACTTCTACAACAGGCTCGCCCAGCGCATGGGGTACGAGCGGGAGGCCGCCGAGATTCAGGAGAAGTACCTCTCCGGCGACAAGCAGGGCGCCGCGGCCGCCATTCCGCAGGACCTCATCGACAGCACCACCCTGCTCGGTTCCGTGGACCGCATCGCCGACCGGATGAAGGCCTATGCCGCGGCCGGCGTGACCACCCTCAGCCTCGCGCCCGCGGGCTTCACGCTCGACGAGCGGCTCGCCTCGCTCCGCGCGGGTGCGCAGGCCCTGGAGCGCGCCGGGCTCGCCTGA
- a CDS encoding aldo/keto reductase, which produces MEQRHLGRTGLRVSRIGLGTLTWGRDTDEHDAADLMKTFWEAGGTLVDTADVYGDGEAEYLLGRLMDGLVPRRDLVISTKAGSVPDPDRRFDGSRGHLLTALDASLSRLGTDYVDLWHVHAFDPDTPLEETLQALDTAVASGRARYAAVSNFCGWQLAKAATWQLAAPGTRTRLAGTQLEYSLLQRGIEREVLPAALDLGIGLLPSSPLGRGVLTGKYRGDTTPPDSRGASEHFAPFVAPYLDDTASRIVDAVATAADGLAVTPLQVALAWVRDRPGVAAPVVGARNAQQLTAALSVETLSLPDEICRALDDVSAPVHRYPDHDWSTL; this is translated from the coding sequence ATGGAGCAGAGGCATCTCGGCCGCACCGGCCTGCGTGTGTCACGGATCGGGCTCGGCACCCTGACCTGGGGACGGGACACCGACGAGCACGACGCCGCGGACCTGATGAAGACGTTCTGGGAAGCGGGCGGGACCCTCGTCGACACCGCGGACGTGTACGGCGACGGGGAGGCCGAGTACCTCCTCGGCAGGCTGATGGACGGCCTCGTGCCCCGGCGGGATCTCGTCATCTCGACCAAGGCCGGCAGCGTGCCCGACCCCGACCGCCGCTTCGACGGCTCCCGCGGCCATCTGCTCACCGCGCTGGACGCCTCGCTCTCCCGGCTCGGCACCGACTACGTCGACCTGTGGCACGTGCACGCCTTCGACCCGGACACCCCGCTGGAGGAGACCCTCCAGGCCCTGGACACGGCGGTCGCCAGCGGGCGGGCCCGCTACGCCGCCGTCTCCAACTTCTGCGGCTGGCAGCTGGCCAAGGCCGCGACCTGGCAGCTGGCCGCCCCCGGCACCCGGACCCGGCTGGCCGGGACACAGCTGGAGTACTCGCTGCTCCAGCGCGGCATAGAGCGCGAGGTCCTGCCGGCCGCGCTGGACCTCGGCATCGGGCTGCTGCCGTCCTCGCCGCTCGGGCGGGGCGTGCTGACGGGCAAGTACCGGGGCGACACGACCCCGCCGGACTCGCGCGGCGCCTCGGAGCACTTCGCGCCGTTCGTCGCTCCCTACCTCGACGACACGGCGAGCCGCATCGTGGACGCCGTGGCGACCGCGGCCGACGGGCTGGCCGTGACGCCGCTCCAGGTCGCCCTGGCGTGGGTCCGCGACCGGCCGGGCGTGGCCGCCCCCGTCGTCGGCGCGCGCAACGCGCAGCAGCTCACGGCGGCGTTGTCAGTGGAGACCCTTAGTCTTCCTGACGAGATCTGCCGGGCTCTCGACGATGTGTCGGCGCCCGTGCACCGCTATCCCGATCACGACTGGAGCACGCTGTGA